The Papaver somniferum cultivar HN1 chromosome 3, ASM357369v1, whole genome shotgun sequence genome includes a region encoding these proteins:
- the LOC113359133 gene encoding myosin-3-like, with amino-acid sequence MVIADGYQYGYTQQHILEIMRTEHCNNTLYQLFKAKALKLEAKFCHREKELNAAEVLIAARDKEILELKNRLKGKEQLGAEEEKLRVELASVRSELEKAQKDASSSKAADTIELIWLRNERTQQTTRIKELVEKIKREADKWNARADEHNTIVSEWRERLTQMVDIQNSYNTDHRQFNDTLLWTRENLRVARENATSLKAKVTHLEEELRQALLSHDPEVKDYIQRLVRERDDVRAEAHSLSNALTTSRVDVARLFGSEKDLEVNMYRLTKGIKEMNNEVNHLRHLDSMNQVELDECQFALKNLRFDYKKFSDEYDFLDDARDAVVNEYEISSARVEGLAKPRDEAAKEASKEVTRLTSALSQSELKTTVITYKARCHLAEEINKTLSKIEQGLKKDYGIVKDYPRRPMPDPLAYSSGPSSGGSVPSPQQKDPADNAGSSMGK; translated from the exons ATAATGAGAACTGAACATTGCAACAACACTTTGTACCAATTATTCAAGGCGAAGGCCCTCAAGCTTGAGGCGAAGTTTTGTCATAGGGAAAAAGAGTTGAACGCTGCTGAAGTGCTTATTGCTGCTAGGGACAAGGAGATATTGGAGTTGAAGAACCGTCTGAAGGGGAAGGAGCAGCTCGGAGCCGAAGAGGAGAAGCTTCGTGTTGAGCTTGCATCGGTTCGTAGTGAGTTAGAGAAGGCCCAAAAAGATGCTTCGTCTTCTAAag CGGCTGACACCATAGAATTGATATGGCTTCGTAATGAGAGGACTCAGCAAACTACCCGGATCAAAGAATTAGTTGAGAAAATTAAACGTGAAGCCGATAAATGGAATGCTCGGGCCGATGAGCATAATACCATAGTATCTGAGTGGCGAGAAAGGCTGACCCAAATGGTTGATATCCAGAACAGTTACAATACCGATCATCGTCAGTTTAATGACACTCTGTTGTGGACTCGCGAGAACCTCCGTGTTGCTCGTGAAAATGCTACTAGCTTGAAGGCTAAGGTGACAcacttggaagaagaattacgtCAAGCTCTTTTGTCCCATGATCCTGAAGTGAAGGATTATATACAACGACTTGTTCGGGAGAGAGACGACGTCAGAGCTGAGGCTCATTCCCTTAGTAATGCTTTAACCACTTCTCGGGTTGATGTTGCTCGTTTATTTGGTTCTGAAAAAGATCTCGAAGTTAACATGTACAGGCTTACTAAGGGCATAAAAGAGATGAataacgaagtcaaccaccttcgccATTTGGACTCCATGAATcaggtagagttggatgagtgtCAGTTCGCTCTTAAGAATCTTCGGTTTGATTATAAAAAATTTTCAGACGAGTACGATTTTCTTGATGATGCTCGGGACGCTGTAGTTAATGAATATGAGATATCTTCAGCTAGAGTCGAAG GGTTGGCTAAGCCTCGGGATGAAGCGGCGAAGGAGGCGTCTAAGGAGGTGACTCGTCTGACATCTGCGCTATCACAATCTGAGCTGAAGACCACCGTGATTACTTATAAAGCCCGCTGCCATCTTGCCGAGGAGATCAACAAGACTCTGTCTAAAATTGAGCAAGGTCTTAAGAAAGATTATGGTATTGTCAAGGATTATCCTCGTCGCCCAATGCCCGATCCCTTAGCTTATTCTTCTGGTCCTTCTTCGGGCGGGAGTGTTCCTTCACCTCAACAGAAAGATCCCGCTGATAACGCTGGGTCTTCTATGGGGAAGTAG